A genomic window from Lutra lutra chromosome 17, mLutLut1.2, whole genome shotgun sequence includes:
- the LOC125088608 gene encoding zinc finger protein 501-like, whose translation MVQQRFGSESRMAAAAPRDSAEVNARPPGTSRHPPPRPRRPERGAPVRGPAAQARVSRTGSRRKPVSFIADLHQHGKQCSGEKLLKWVLFVKSCRSHVSGKSFTYGEADKNFLASSGEHQHQATHNGQKPDSCTMCGEAIHKRSYECKECGKSFTRRFNLFQHQKVHTGERPYKCNECGKFFTHISSFIQHQRLHTGAKPYKCSRCGKFFGQSSSLIVHKRVHTGEKTYECSECGKSFSQSSSLLKHQRVHTGVRPYECSECGKCFGDISSLIKHRRVHTGEKPYECRGCGKSFSQSSGLIQHQSVHTGERPYEQYMCGKCGKAFSQWSALIQHQKVHSADQLYEYNECGKAFSRRCNLIRPEKVRTGERPHECSECGKAFSRKSHLTGHQKDHKAKP comes from the exons ATGGTGCAGCAGCGGTTTGGGAGTGAG AGTCGGATGGCGGCGGCCGCGCCCAGGGACTCGGCTGAAGTAAACGCTCGTCCCCCGGGCACTTCCCGGCACCCCCCACCCAGACCCCGAAGGCCCGAGCGCGGGGCGCCTGTTCGCGGCCCTGCGGCCCAGGCCCGGGTGTCCCGGACAGGGAGTCGGAG AAAACCAGTCAGTTTCATTGCAGACCTTCACCAGCATGGGAAGCAATGCAGTGGAGAGAAACTGTTGAAATGGGTTTTGTTCGTGAAGAGTTGCAGGTCACATGTGTCAGGGAAGTCCTTTACCTACGGGGAGGCTGACAAGAACTTCCTCGCCAGTTCAGGGGAGCATCAGCACCAGGCCACTCATAATGGGCAGAAACCAGACAGTTGCACCATGTGTGGGGAAGCTATTCACA AAAGGTCTTATGAGTGCAAGGAATGTGGGAAATCCTTCACCCGAAGGTTTAACCTCTTTCAGCATCAGAAAGTCCACACTGGAGAAAGGCCCTATAAatgcaatgaatgtgggaaattctTCACCCACATTTCCAGTTTCATTCAACACCAGAGACTTCACACTGGGGCAAAGCCTTATAAGTGCAGCAGATGTGGGAAATTCTTTGGCCAGAGCTCCAGCCTTATTGTACATAAGAGAGTTCATACTGGAGAAAAGACTTatgagtgcagtgaatgtgggaaatcctttAGCCAAAGCTCCAGTCTCCTTAAACATCAGAGAGTTCACACTGGAGTGAGGCCTTATGAGTGTAGTGAATGTGGAAAATGTTTTGGTGACATCTCCAGCCTCATTAAACACCGTAgagttcacactggagagaaaccttatgagTGCAGAGGATGTGGGAAATCTTTTAGCCAAAGTTCTGGCCTCATTCAACACCAGAGcgttcacactggagaaagacCTTATGA GCAGTATATGTGCGGcaaatgtgggaaagccttcagtcaGTGGTCTGCTCTGATTCAGCACCAGAAGGTTCACAGTGCAGATCAGCTTTATGAGTacaatgaatgtgggaaagcctttagcCGAAGGTGTAACCTCATCCGGCCTGAAAAAGTCCGCACTGGAGAGAGACCTCatgagtgcagtgaatgtgggaaagccttcagccgAAAGTCTCACCTCACTGGGCACCAGAAAGATCACAAAGCAAAGCCATAG
- the LOC125088609 gene encoding LOW QUALITY PROTEIN: vomeronasal type-1 receptor 1-like (The sequence of the model RefSeq protein was modified relative to this genomic sequence to represent the inferred CDS: inserted 4 bases in 2 codons), with product MGSFNLEIEIIFFIQTGVGILGNSFLFGLYNFPLFTGHKLKSKDLILNQLVLANSLVLFSKGIPQTTAAFGWKYFLDDTGCKVVFYVHRVGRGVSLSITCLLSGFXKIHSSICRVMELRVSPKHIGFCCFICWISHLLLNIYVPLRMTGPLNSKNLSLRKTYVYCSGLPQDKFIGSLNATVFSFFDFVFXSLMVWVGGSTVLVLLRHKKQVQHIHSLSRCPRPSHEDRATRTILILVSSFVCCYSLSSILSLCLVLILSPDQWLVNTTVFVTSCFPTFSPFVLISSDMRVSQFCFACWTRKSFP from the exons ATGGGCTCTTTCAACTTGGAAATAGAGATTATCTTCTTCATTCAGACAGGAGTGGGGATCCTGGGAAATTCCTTCCTCTTTGGTCTTTACAACTTCCCTTTGTTCACTGGACACAAGTTGAAATCCAAAGACCTAATTCTCAATCAACTGGTCTTAGCCAACTCCTTGGTGCTTTTTTCCAAAGGGATCCCTCAGACCACGGCAGCTTTTGGATGGAAATACTTCCTGGATGACACTGGATGTAAAGTTGTCTTTTATGTACACAGAGTGGGCAGAGGAGTTTCCCTCAGCATCACCTGCCTGTTGAGTGGCTT TAAGATTCATTCTAGTATCTGCAGGGTGATGGAGCTCAGAGTATCTCCAAAGCACATTGGCTTCTGCTGTTTCATCTGCTGGATCTCGCATCTCCTGTTAAATATCTATGTTCCATTAAGAATGACTGGGCCACTGAACAGCAAAAACCTTAGTTTGAGAAAAACATACGTCTACTGTTCTGGACTACCACAAGATAAATTTATAGGCTCACTAAACGctactgtgttttctttctttgactttgtgTT GAGCCTCATGGTCTGGGTCGGTGGCTCCACGGTCCTTGTCCTGCTCAGGCACAAGAAGCAAGTCCAGCATATTCATAGCCTCAGCCGTTGCCCCAGACCTTCCCATGAGGACAGAGCCACACGCACCATTTTGATCCTGGTGAGCTCCTTTGTCTGCTGttactctctctcttccattttgtCTCTTTGCCTAGTACTTATTTTGAGTCCAGACCAGTGGCTAGTAAACACTACTGTGTTTGTAACATCATGTTTTCCGACATTCAGCCCATTTGTGCTCATCAGCAGTGATATGCGTGTCTCTCAGTTCTGCTTTGCCTGCTGGACAAGGAAAAGTTTTCCTTAA